From Cyanobium sp. Tous-M-B4, the proteins below share one genomic window:
- the tkt gene encoding transketolase — protein sequence MVAAPSTSVESLCVNSIRFLAIDAINKSNSGHPGLPMGCAPMAFALWDKLLKHNPKNPKWFNRDRFVLSAGHGCMLLYALLHLTGYDSVTIEDIKQFRQWGSRTPGHPETFETPGVEVTTGPLGQGISNAVGLAIAEAHLAAKFNKPGCDLVDHYTYVIMGDGCNQEGVSGEAASLAGHLGLGKLIALYDDNHITIDGNTSVSFTEDVLKRYEAYGWHTIHVKDGNTDVAAIAQAIEAAKAVTDKPSLIKVTTTIGYGSPNKANTAGVHGAALGADEAELTRKALDWSYGAFEVPQDAYDHWRQAISRGEALETAWNATLATYRSQYPAEAAEFERQLRGELPQGWDASLPSFSPEDKGLATRQHSYNALNAFGPNLPELIGGSADLTHSNLTDIKGEASFQKGGEANRYLHFGVREHAMAAIMNGIAYHGSGLIPYGGTFLVFAGYMIGAMRLSALSELGVIYVLTHDSIGLGEDGPTHQPVETLANLRAIPNLLVMRPGDGNETMGAYQVAVTNRKRPTVLALSRQAMANQPGSAAAHVAKGGYILEDSNGTPELILIGTGTELELCTKAATQLRAEGKNVRVVSMPCIELFEEQDAAYRESVLPAAVRKRVVVEASSSFGWHKYTGFDGACISIDRFGASAPGPVCLEKFGFTVDNVVATAKALG from the coding sequence ATGGTCGCCGCTCCTTCCACATCCGTCGAATCGCTCTGCGTCAACAGCATCCGCTTTTTAGCGATTGACGCGATCAATAAGAGCAATTCGGGCCACCCCGGCCTGCCCATGGGCTGCGCCCCGATGGCCTTCGCCCTGTGGGACAAGCTGCTCAAGCACAACCCCAAGAACCCCAAGTGGTTCAACCGGGATCGCTTCGTGCTCTCCGCTGGCCACGGCTGCATGTTGCTATACGCCCTGCTGCACCTCACCGGCTATGACTCGGTGACCATCGAAGACATCAAGCAGTTCCGCCAGTGGGGCAGCCGCACCCCTGGTCACCCTGAAACCTTCGAAACCCCAGGAGTTGAGGTCACCACCGGCCCCCTGGGCCAGGGCATCTCCAACGCCGTGGGCTTGGCCATCGCCGAAGCGCACCTGGCTGCCAAGTTCAACAAGCCCGGCTGCGACCTAGTTGATCACTACACCTACGTGATCATGGGCGACGGCTGCAACCAAGAAGGCGTGAGCGGTGAAGCCGCCTCCCTGGCCGGCCACCTGGGCTTGGGCAAGCTGATTGCCCTCTACGACGACAACCACATCACCATCGACGGCAACACCTCGGTGTCCTTCACCGAGGACGTGCTGAAGCGCTACGAGGCCTATGGCTGGCACACCATCCACGTCAAGGATGGCAACACCGATGTGGCCGCCATTGCCCAAGCCATTGAGGCAGCCAAGGCCGTCACCGACAAGCCCAGCTTGATCAAGGTGACCACCACGATCGGCTACGGCTCGCCAAACAAGGCCAATACCGCTGGAGTACACGGTGCGGCCCTAGGCGCCGACGAGGCAGAGCTGACCCGCAAAGCCCTCGATTGGAGCTACGGCGCTTTCGAGGTGCCCCAGGACGCCTACGACCACTGGCGCCAGGCGATCAGCCGCGGTGAAGCCCTTGAAACCGCCTGGAATGCAACCCTGGCCACCTACCGCAGCCAGTACCCAGCCGAAGCGGCCGAATTCGAGCGCCAGCTGCGCGGTGAACTGCCCCAGGGTTGGGACGCTTCCCTGCCCAGCTTCAGCCCCGAAGACAAGGGCCTGGCCACCCGCCAGCACTCCTACAACGCCCTGAACGCCTTCGGCCCCAACCTGCCCGAGCTGATCGGCGGCTCCGCCGACCTCACCCACTCCAACCTCACCGATATCAAGGGCGAGGCCAGCTTCCAGAAGGGTGGTGAGGCCAACCGCTATCTGCACTTCGGTGTGCGTGAGCACGCCATGGCAGCGATCATGAATGGCATCGCATACCACGGCAGCGGCCTAATCCCCTACGGCGGCACCTTCCTGGTGTTCGCCGGCTACATGATCGGCGCCATGCGCCTTTCAGCCCTTAGCGAGCTGGGCGTGATCTACGTGCTCACCCACGACTCGATCGGTCTGGGCGAAGACGGTCCCACCCACCAGCCGGTGGAAACCCTCGCCAACCTGCGCGCCATCCCCAACCTGCTGGTGATGCGCCCGGGCGACGGCAACGAGACCATGGGCGCTTATCAGGTGGCTGTCACCAACCGCAAGCGCCCCACCGTGCTGGCCCTCAGCCGCCAGGCCATGGCCAACCAACCCGGTTCGGCCGCAGCCCATGTGGCCAAAGGTGGCTACATCCTGGAAGACAGCAATGGCACCCCGGAACTAATCCTGATCGGCACCGGCACCGAGCTGGAGCTCTGCACCAAAGCCGCAACCCAGCTGCGCGCCGAAGGCAAAAACGTGCGGGTGGTCTCGATGCCCTGCATCGAGCTGTTCGAAGAGCAGGATGCCGCCTACCGCGAAAGCGTGCTGCCCGCCGCCGTGCGCAAGCGTGTTGTGGTGGAAGCCTCGAGCTCCTTCGGCTGGCACAAGTACACCGGCTTCGATGGCGCCTGCATCTCGATCGACCGCTTCGGCGCATCCGCTCCCGGCCCGGTCTGCCTTGAGAAGTTTGGCTTCACCGTCGACAACGTGGTGGCAACAGCCAAGGCGCTGGGCTGA